The [Bacillus] selenitireducens MLS10 genome includes a region encoding these proteins:
- a CDS encoding M23 family metallopeptidase, which yields MGQTFIFRKITISMAGLLFMALFIPGLVFSEDNNFGEFEMDEIYHVYYGDERLGAVQDEDLITSYIENKLAEAENNDERFTYRLSEEVELIPELVFELRGSDQDVLDLLEERASVQVDARGLMVNDETIGYVSADKKPDDIEREIFLRFVDEEDLEEYEEWIDRDEALTLSEGDSVLTELSFDEEVTWSEGLAEADEILEVDDLITVLLEGTLEQDIYEVDEGDVLGTIASDHDLSTEELIAINEGIGENTVLQIGQELHVTVPVPYLNVLVEKVTKSEQTMTHETVTEKDDEMWKGESTVRQSGSDGKKEVEEKVVYVNGQVQEREIISEEIIQEAEDRIVVHGTKTSSSRGTGDLIWPASGGYVSSQFGMRNGRMHNGIDIARPSSYEIYAADNGVVSSAGWENGYGYTVRINHNNGMETVYAHLRDIHVSTGQTVGKGRQIGVMGTTGRSSGIHLHFEVIQGGSHQNPMNYLR from the coding sequence ATGGGACAAACATTCATTTTCCGTAAAATAACGATCTCAATGGCAGGGCTTCTTTTTATGGCGCTGTTTATACCGGGGTTGGTATTTTCGGAAGACAACAATTTTGGTGAATTCGAGATGGATGAAATTTATCATGTGTATTATGGAGACGAGCGGCTTGGCGCTGTTCAGGATGAGGATCTGATAACGTCATACATAGAAAACAAACTCGCAGAAGCGGAAAATAACGATGAGCGTTTTACATATCGGCTGTCTGAAGAAGTGGAGCTGATTCCTGAACTGGTCTTCGAACTGAGAGGTTCCGATCAGGATGTGTTGGACTTGCTGGAAGAACGCGCTTCCGTCCAGGTCGATGCACGGGGACTGATGGTCAACGATGAAACCATTGGCTATGTGAGTGCAGATAAAAAGCCGGATGACATCGAACGGGAGATATTCCTCCGTTTTGTTGATGAAGAGGATCTTGAAGAGTATGAAGAATGGATCGACCGGGATGAAGCGCTTACTCTCAGTGAAGGAGACTCGGTGCTGACTGAGCTTTCTTTTGATGAAGAAGTCACCTGGTCAGAGGGACTCGCAGAGGCAGACGAGATTCTCGAGGTCGATGACCTGATTACGGTTCTCCTTGAAGGGACACTGGAACAGGACATTTATGAAGTGGATGAAGGGGATGTCCTTGGGACCATCGCCAGTGATCATGATTTGAGTACGGAAGAGCTGATAGCCATTAATGAGGGTATCGGGGAAAACACCGTACTTCAGATCGGACAGGAATTACATGTGACCGTCCCTGTTCCTTATCTGAATGTTCTCGTTGAAAAGGTGACAAAGAGTGAACAGACAATGACGCACGAGACCGTCACAGAAAAAGATGACGAGATGTGGAAAGGTGAATCCACCGTTCGTCAGAGCGGCAGTGACGGGAAAAAAGAAGTGGAAGAAAAGGTCGTTTATGTGAACGGTCAGGTCCAGGAACGCGAAATTATTTCCGAGGAAATAATTCAGGAAGCAGAAGACCGAATCGTCGTGCATGGTACGAAAACATCATCCTCAAGAGGAACGGGTGACTTGATCTGGCCGGCATCAGGCGGATACGTATCCAGTCAATTTGGCATGAGGAACGGCCGTATGCACAACGGAATCGACATTGCCCGGCCTTCGAGCTATGAGATCTATGCGGCCGATAACGGTGTCGTCTCTTCAGCAGGCTGGGAAAACGGCTATGGCTATACCGTACGCATTAATCACAACAACGGTATGGAGACCGTTTACGCCCATTTAAGGGACATTCATGTGAGTACCGGTCAAACGGTTGGAAAGGGACGCCAGATCGGTGTGATGGGGACCACCGGCCGATCATCCGGGATTCACCTGCACTTTGAAGTGATTCAGGGCGGCAGCCATCAAAATCCAATGAACTACTTACGCTGA
- a CDS encoding adenylosuccinate synthase has protein sequence MPSVVVVGTQWGDEGKGKITDYLSEQAEVIARYQGGNNAGHTIVFNDTTYKLHLIPSGIFYPEKRCVIGNGMVIDPKALVTELKYLHDRNVSTDNLMISNRAHVILPYHLKLDAMEEDSKGVNKIGTTRKGIGPAYMDKAARVGIRICDLMDKDVFREKLEVNLREKNRILEKLYDTEGFDLEEILEEYYEYGQQFEKYVCDTSVVLNDHLDDGKRVLFEGAQGVMLDIDQGTYPFVTSSNPIAGGVTIGSGVGPSRINHVVGVSKAYTTRVGDGPFPTELDNEIGEQIREVGREYGTTTGRPRRVGWFDSVVVRHARRVSGITDLSLNSIDVLTGIKTLKICTAYKYKGEIIEEFPASLKKLAECEPVYEEMPGWDEDITGIKSLHDLPRNAIYYVERISQLTGIPLSMFSVGPDRNQTNLVRGVFSS, from the coding sequence ATGCCATCAGTAGTAGTTGTAGGAACCCAGTGGGGGGACGAAGGAAAAGGAAAGATCACCGATTATCTGTCCGAACAGGCAGAAGTCATTGCAAGGTATCAGGGCGGAAACAATGCCGGACATACCATTGTCTTCAATGATACGACGTATAAATTGCACCTGATCCCATCAGGTATCTTTTATCCGGAAAAACGGTGTGTCATCGGAAATGGCATGGTTATTGATCCAAAGGCACTTGTGACAGAACTGAAATATCTGCATGACCGCAATGTGAGTACGGATAATCTGATGATTTCCAATCGCGCACACGTGATCCTGCCTTATCATCTGAAGCTGGATGCCATGGAAGAAGACAGTAAAGGCGTAAATAAAATCGGAACAACACGAAAAGGCATCGGCCCGGCATACATGGATAAAGCAGCCCGTGTCGGTATACGGATCTGTGATCTCATGGATAAAGACGTGTTCCGGGAGAAGCTGGAAGTGAATTTACGGGAGAAGAACCGGATTCTTGAGAAACTGTATGACACAGAAGGATTCGATCTTGAGGAGATTCTTGAGGAATATTACGAATACGGGCAACAGTTCGAGAAGTATGTCTGTGATACGTCCGTTGTCCTGAACGATCATCTTGATGATGGCAAGCGCGTCCTTTTTGAAGGAGCACAGGGTGTCATGCTTGATATCGATCAGGGAACCTATCCCTTTGTCACATCATCGAATCCGATTGCCGGTGGGGTAACGATCGGATCCGGAGTCGGCCCTTCAAGGATCAATCACGTTGTGGGTGTGTCGAAGGCGTATACAACCCGTGTCGGAGATGGACCATTCCCGACAGAGCTTGATAATGAGATCGGGGAACAGATCCGTGAAGTGGGCCGGGAATACGGAACCACCACTGGCCGACCGCGCCGTGTCGGCTGGTTTGACAGCGTCGTCGTCCGTCATGCACGCCGTGTGAGCGGCATTACGGACCTGTCACTGAACAGTATTGATGTTCTGACAGGGATCAAGACACTGAAGATCTGTACGGCTTATAAATACAAGGGTGAGATCATCGAAGAATTTCCTGCAAGTTTGAAGAAACTTGCAGAATGTGAGCCTGTTTATGAAGAAATGCCGGGCTGGGATGAGGATATTACCGGCATCAAGTCCCTGCATGATTTACCGCGAAACGCCATTTATTATGTTGAACGTATTTCCCAGCTGACGGGGATCCCGCTGTCGATGTTTTCTGTGGGTCCTGACCGCAACCAGACAAATCTGGTCCGGGGCGTCTTCAGCTCCTGA
- the dnaB gene encoding replicative DNA helicase translates to MDTYSDRTPPHSLEAEQAVLGAVFLDRDAMIAAADNIVPEDFYRGVHQRIFTVMMDLHDRDEPIDIITVTDEMHRREWLEEAGGVSFLTDLANAVPTAANVRYYVRIVEEKSLLRRLIRTATSIATEGFEANEEVDILLSDAERRILEVAQKKNAGEFIEIKDVLVEAFDKIETLQHQQGEVTGIPTGFTELDRVTAGFQRSDLIIVAARPSVGKTAFALNISQNVATKTDENVAIFSLEMGADQLVMRMLCAEGNIDAQRLRTGRLEDDDWQRLTMAMGSLSKAGIYIDDTPGIKVKEIRSKCRKLKQERGLGMIMIDYLQLISGDARSSEGRQQEVSEISRELKGLARELEVPVIALSQLSRGVESRQDKRPMMSDIRESGSIEQDADIVAFLYRDDYYDQESENKDTIEIIIAKQRNGPVGTVELAFVKHYNKFVNLERRHDESNMPPGA, encoded by the coding sequence ATGGATACTTACAGCGATCGCACACCCCCGCACAGTCTTGAGGCTGAACAGGCCGTTCTTGGTGCCGTATTCCTGGATCGGGATGCCATGATCGCGGCTGCGGATAACATCGTACCGGAAGATTTCTACAGAGGGGTGCACCAGCGGATTTTCACGGTCATGATGGATCTTCACGACCGCGATGAACCGATTGACATCATTACCGTGACGGATGAAATGCACCGGCGTGAATGGCTCGAAGAAGCAGGAGGCGTATCCTTTCTGACGGATCTGGCCAACGCGGTTCCGACAGCTGCAAACGTCCGCTACTACGTGCGCATTGTCGAAGAGAAATCTCTGCTGAGACGTCTGATCCGAACGGCGACAAGCATAGCCACTGAAGGCTTTGAAGCCAATGAAGAAGTGGATATTCTGCTAAGTGATGCGGAACGTCGTATCCTTGAGGTCGCCCAAAAGAAGAATGCAGGTGAATTTATCGAAATCAAGGACGTCCTGGTGGAAGCCTTTGATAAAATTGAAACCCTGCAGCATCAACAAGGGGAAGTGACGGGGATTCCGACGGGATTCACCGAGCTTGACCGTGTTACAGCCGGTTTTCAGCGCAGTGATCTGATCATTGTGGCTGCGCGTCCTTCCGTGGGGAAGACCGCTTTTGCATTGAATATCTCTCAAAACGTAGCCACGAAAACCGATGAGAACGTTGCGATCTTCAGTCTTGAGATGGGCGCGGATCAGCTCGTCATGCGTATGCTCTGTGCGGAAGGCAACATTGATGCGCAGCGGCTTCGTACCGGAAGACTTGAAGACGATGACTGGCAGCGTCTGACGATGGCGATGGGGAGCTTGTCGAAAGCGGGGATCTATATCGATGACACCCCGGGCATCAAAGTGAAGGAGATTCGTTCGAAATGCCGGAAACTGAAACAGGAACGCGGACTCGGGATGATCATGATCGACTACTTGCAGCTGATTTCCGGAGATGCCCGTTCGAGCGAAGGACGCCAGCAGGAAGTGTCCGAAATTTCCCGTGAGCTGAAAGGGCTGGCGCGTGAACTCGAAGTCCCGGTTATCGCGCTTTCCCAGCTTTCCCGTGGGGTGGAGTCGAGACAGGATAAGCGCCCGATGATGTCGGATATCCGGGAGTCCGGCAGTATTGAGCAGGATGCGGATATTGTGGCGTTTCTGTATCGTGATGATTATTATGATCAGGAATCAGAAAATAAGGATACGATCGAAATCATCATTGCCAAGCAGCGTAACGGACCTGTAGGCACCGTTGAACTGGCTTTCGTCAAACACTACAACAAGTTTGTCAACTTGGAACGGCGTCATGATGAGAGCAATATGCCGCCTGGAGCGTAA
- the rplI gene encoding 50S ribosomal protein L9 has protein sequence MKVILLKDVKGKGKKGEVKEVPEGYARNYLFKHNLAVEASKGNIKSLEKKKESEEKQAQQELEDAKKMKKELEDMSVELSAKAGDGGRLFGAVTNKQIAEELKKAGYKIDKRKIEMDDPIRSLGYTNVNVKIHSDVTATVKVHVKEA, from the coding sequence ATGAAAGTGATCTTACTGAAGGACGTTAAAGGAAAAGGGAAAAAAGGAGAAGTGAAGGAGGTACCGGAAGGGTATGCCCGAAACTATCTGTTTAAGCATAATCTCGCGGTAGAGGCGAGTAAAGGAAACATAAAGTCCCTTGAAAAAAAGAAAGAAAGCGAAGAAAAACAGGCACAGCAGGAGCTTGAAGACGCGAAGAAGATGAAAAAAGAACTTGAAGACATGAGCGTTGAACTCTCTGCAAAAGCAGGAGACGGTGGCCGTCTGTTCGGAGCCGTAACAAACAAGCAGATTGCCGAAGAGCTCAAAAAAGCGGGATACAAAATTGACAAACGGAAAATTGAGATGGATGATCCAATCAGAAGTCTCGGTTACACAAATGTAAATGTGAAAATTCATTCGGACGTCACGGCAACTGTGAAAGTACACGTAAAAGAAGCCTGA
- a CDS encoding DHH family phosphoesterase has translation MPNFLLKRWHGYHVVALVTIASILSGILTFYQWQLGILAFIAVATIIALTIRAKTEFEHDLSEYISTLSYRINKAGEEAVTRLPVGILLYNEERTIQWSNPFMNALINEQLIGSPLKHMSEELHKEVDEQEKEIHTDIKGRDFRVVHYPDERLLYFFDASEEFEYKFLYEMDKTVIGLIFLDNLDEVTQGLDDQVRSRLLSHVTDSLNKWAKTNDILIRRTSSDRFIAIMTEETLESLEENRFTLLDEIRERTGEEKVTLTLSVGIGSGEESLRELGALAQSSLDLALGRGGDQVAIKEKQGKVRFYGGKTNAVEKRTRVRARVISHAIRDFIKESDQVYVMGHKNPDMDSIGSAIGVTKIAETNGKEAFIVIDPEDMNHNIKKLLGEMEGNEHLWSRFITPSEASEHATSDTLLVVVDTHKPSLVVSPRLIDEVERTIVIDHHRRGEEFINDAVLVYMEPYASSTAELVTELLEYQHKNPKLGVLESTALLAGIIVDTKSFAIRTGARTFDAASYLRSRGADTVLVQKLLKEDLAEYVKRAKLVENAYIYSNGMAIAKGATDASYNQVIVAQAADTLLTMNDVVASFVLSKLKDGRVSVSARSLGDVNVQVIMESLDGGGHLTNAATQIEADTIEEVEMLLKEKIDEYFNDGGDAT, from the coding sequence ATGCCAAACTTTTTATTGAAACGATGGCATGGCTATCACGTTGTCGCACTTGTTACAATTGCTTCGATACTGTCAGGGATTCTGACATTTTACCAGTGGCAGCTGGGCATTCTGGCATTTATAGCGGTGGCAACCATCATTGCTCTGACGATCCGGGCAAAGACGGAATTTGAACATGATTTATCGGAGTATATTTCGACCCTCTCCTACAGAATTAACAAAGCGGGGGAAGAGGCGGTAACACGGTTGCCGGTCGGGATTCTTCTTTACAATGAAGAACGGACGATTCAGTGGAGCAATCCGTTCATGAATGCGCTGATCAATGAACAGCTTATTGGCAGCCCATTGAAACACATGTCTGAAGAGCTGCATAAGGAAGTTGATGAACAGGAAAAAGAAATACATACGGATATTAAAGGCCGTGATTTTCGGGTTGTCCATTATCCGGATGAAAGATTGTTGTATTTCTTTGACGCCAGTGAGGAGTTTGAATATAAATTCCTTTATGAAATGGACAAAACGGTCATCGGTCTGATTTTTCTTGATAATCTCGATGAGGTGACCCAGGGCCTTGATGATCAGGTTCGCAGCAGGCTTTTGTCTCATGTGACGGACAGTCTGAATAAATGGGCAAAAACTAATGATATCCTCATACGCAGGACTTCTTCGGATCGGTTTATTGCCATTATGACCGAAGAGACGCTCGAGAGCCTTGAAGAAAACCGCTTTACGCTGCTTGATGAAATCAGGGAACGGACCGGTGAAGAAAAAGTGACCCTCACCCTCAGTGTCGGGATCGGCAGCGGAGAAGAGAGTTTACGCGAACTGGGCGCTCTTGCGCAGTCGAGCCTTGATTTGGCACTCGGACGCGGCGGGGATCAGGTTGCGATTAAAGAAAAACAGGGGAAAGTGCGTTTTTACGGCGGAAAAACAAACGCAGTGGAAAAACGGACCCGGGTCCGGGCGAGGGTCATTTCCCATGCCATCCGTGACTTCATCAAAGAGAGTGACCAGGTTTATGTGATGGGTCATAAAAACCCGGATATGGATTCGATCGGTTCGGCCATCGGTGTGACGAAAATTGCGGAAACGAATGGGAAAGAAGCCTTTATCGTCATCGATCCGGAGGATATGAATCATAATATTAAGAAACTGCTCGGGGAAATGGAAGGAAATGAACACCTCTGGTCAAGGTTCATTACCCCTTCTGAAGCGAGTGAACATGCGACATCAGATACGCTTCTTGTAGTGGTGGATACCCATAAGCCGTCCCTGGTGGTGTCACCCCGCCTGATTGATGAGGTGGAGCGGACCATCGTGATTGATCATCACCGCCGTGGCGAGGAGTTTATCAACGACGCCGTGCTCGTCTACATGGAGCCTTATGCTTCGTCTACCGCAGAGCTTGTGACAGAGCTCTTGGAATACCAGCACAAAAATCCGAAGCTCGGTGTACTTGAATCGACTGCGCTTCTTGCCGGGATTATTGTCGATACGAAAAGTTTTGCGATCCGCACAGGTGCGAGAACGTTCGATGCGGCGTCTTATTTGCGGAGCCGCGGGGCGGATACGGTTCTTGTGCAGAAACTTCTTAAAGAAGACCTTGCAGAATACGTCAAGCGGGCAAAACTTGTTGAGAATGCATATATTTACAGTAACGGCATGGCCATTGCAAAGGGTGCAACTGATGCGAGTTACAATCAGGTCATTGTCGCCCAGGCTGCCGATACACTGTTGACGATGAATGATGTTGTCGCTTCGTTTGTACTGTCGAAACTGAAGGATGGCCGAGTCAGCGTCAGCGCCCGATCCCTCGGGGATGTGAATGTGCAGGTGATCATGGAGAGCCTCGATGGCGGCGGTCATTTGACCAATGCGGCAACTCAGATTGAAGCGGATACGATCGAAGAAGTGGAAATGCTTCTGAAAGAGAAGATAGATGAATACTTTAATGACGGAGGGGATGCAACATGA
- a CDS encoding YybS family protein, whose product MDSPLWRDTIKALVTYLILMAIVLFFPVIGLIIALFIPMPLMWLSYHHGWKQGTIAALVSSLLLSFLLGPFSIVFTILFAIPGILIGYLFNKEAPAFLVLKAAGLSVTAGVVLLYVATNLFLNIDPVQAFQNAMLESVDTSEAILDMVDPADGLVVEDMRASIEYFSVIAPVVMVMISVTYALLVQVLAAHILRKGANEVPGFPPFREWGFPQVFIWYYLVVLMLGFVGFEPGSPVYLAVQNALPALQLIVAIQGMAVVFYYFHHKRKSVIWPFLVLFLVFLLPIFLQLIRILGIIDLGFNLRKRMRGTD is encoded by the coding sequence ATGGATTCACCATTATGGAGAGATACGATAAAAGCGCTTGTTACATATTTGATCTTAATGGCGATTGTTCTGTTTTTTCCGGTGATCGGACTGATAATAGCCCTGTTCATTCCGATGCCGCTTATGTGGCTGAGTTATCATCACGGCTGGAAGCAGGGAACCATTGCTGCACTGGTTTCATCGTTGTTGCTTTCTTTTCTGTTAGGGCCGTTTTCGATCGTCTTTACGATCCTTTTTGCCATACCCGGTATCCTGATTGGGTATTTATTTAATAAAGAAGCCCCGGCTTTTCTGGTCCTGAAAGCCGCAGGCCTCAGTGTTACGGCCGGTGTTGTCCTCCTGTATGTGGCAACAAATCTCTTTTTGAATATCGATCCTGTGCAGGCGTTTCAGAATGCCATGCTCGAATCAGTGGACACCTCGGAAGCAATACTTGACATGGTGGATCCTGCAGATGGTCTGGTCGTGGAAGACATGCGGGCATCGATCGAGTATTTCAGCGTTATCGCCCCTGTGGTGATGGTGATGATCAGCGTCACATATGCACTTTTGGTGCAGGTTCTTGCGGCTCATATTCTCAGGAAGGGCGCCAATGAGGTCCCCGGTTTTCCACCTTTTCGGGAATGGGGCTTCCCACAGGTGTTTATCTGGTATTACCTTGTTGTTCTGATGCTGGGGTTCGTTGGCTTTGAACCGGGCTCGCCAGTGTATCTGGCGGTTCAGAATGCCCTTCCGGCTCTGCAGCTGATTGTGGCCATTCAGGGAATGGCCGTTGTCTTTTACTATTTTCATCACAAGAGAAAGTCAGTGATTTGGCCGTTCCTTGTATTATTTCTTGTATTCCTTTTGCCGATTTTTCTGCAACTGATTCGAATATTAGGTATAATTGATTTAGGTTTTAACCTGCGTAAGCGAATGCGAGGAACCGATTAG
- the rpsR gene encoding 30S ribosomal protein S18 has translation MARRGRPKRRKVCYFTVNKITKIDYKDTDLLKKFISERGKILPRRVTGTSAKYQRQLTRAVKRSRTMALLPFVTD, from the coding sequence ATGGCACGTCGAGGTCGACCAAAACGTCGTAAGGTTTGTTACTTCACTGTTAACAAAATCACAAAGATTGACTACAAAGACACCGATCTTCTGAAGAAGTTCATCTCCGAGCGTGGTAAGATTCTTCCACGCCGAGTAACAGGAACATCTGCGAAGTATCAGCGCCAATTGACGCGCGCGGTTAAACGCTCCCGTACAATGGCATTGCTTCCATTTGTAACAGACTGA
- the ssb gene encoding single-stranded DNA-binding protein: MINRVVLVGRLTKDPELRYTANGVAVTSFTLAVNRPFSNQQGEREADFINIVVWRKQAENVANFLNKGSLAGVDGRIQTRNYENNEGRRVFVTEVVGESVQFLEPKGSSGGGQGGQQRYAPQNEQPAGYGQQQSAPNQYQNQNQGYSGNQGQSSPQPDNDPFASDGKPIDINDDDLPF, from the coding sequence ATGATTAACCGTGTCGTCCTGGTGGGACGTTTAACAAAAGATCCTGAACTGCGTTATACAGCGAACGGTGTGGCGGTAACGTCCTTCACCCTTGCTGTGAATCGTCCTTTCTCAAACCAGCAGGGAGAGAGAGAAGCCGATTTCATCAATATTGTTGTTTGGCGAAAGCAAGCTGAAAACGTGGCGAATTTCCTTAATAAAGGAAGTCTTGCAGGCGTTGATGGACGAATTCAGACCAGAAATTATGAAAATAATGAAGGACGACGGGTTTTCGTGACAGAAGTGGTTGGAGAGAGTGTTCAGTTCCTTGAACCGAAAGGCTCCTCCGGCGGCGGACAGGGTGGTCAGCAGCGGTATGCACCGCAAAATGAACAGCCTGCAGGTTACGGTCAACAGCAATCAGCTCCGAACCAGTACCAAAATCAAAATCAGGGTTATTCCGGAAATCAGGGCCAGTCATCACCACAGCCTGATAACGATCCGTTTGCCAGTGATGGAAAACCGATCGATATCAACGATGATGATCTGCCGTTCTGA
- the rpsF gene encoding 30S ribosomal protein S6, with the protein MRKYEIMYIVRPDLEEQAVKETVERFNTILTNNGAELTETKEMGKRRLAYEIEDFTDGFYVLIQLNANKDALDEFNRLSSINDNILRSIIVREDD; encoded by the coding sequence ATGCGCAAATATGAAATCATGTACATTGTACGTCCTGATCTTGAAGAGCAGGCTGTCAAAGAGACAGTTGAGCGTTTCAACACGATCCTGACGAACAACGGCGCAGAGTTGACTGAAACGAAGGAGATGGGTAAAAGACGTCTTGCTTACGAAATCGAAGATTTCACAGACGGATTCTACGTACTTATTCAATTGAATGCGAACAAAGACGCATTGGATGAGTTTAACCGTTTAAGCTCAATCAATGATAACATTCTTCGTTCGATCATCGTTCGTGAAGACGACTGA
- the ychF gene encoding redox-regulated ATPase YchF gives MALTTGIVGLPNVGKSTLFNAITQAGAESANYPFCTIDPNVGIVEVPDPRLDKLTQMVVPDKTVPTAFEFTDIAGIVEGASKGEGLGNQFLSHIRQVDAISHVVRCFSDDNITHVSGSVDPIRDIQVINLELILADMESVEKRIGKVEKMARQKDKDAVFEYDVLVKLREAFEDEKPARSIDFTKEQAKLVHGMHLLTMKPVLYVANVGEDEILDIDGNEHVQKVRAFAEEENSEVIVISAKIEEEIAELEGEEKQEFLDDLGIAESGLDQLIKAAYNLLGLDTFFTAGKQEVRAWTIRRGTKAPQAAGVIHTDFERGFIRAEVVSYEDLTDAGSMNAAKEAGNVRLEGKDYVMKDGDVVHFRFNV, from the coding sequence ATGGCTTTAACTACTGGAATTGTCGGTTTGCCAAACGTGGGTAAATCAACATTATTTAATGCAATTACACAGGCAGGAGCGGAATCAGCAAACTATCCGTTCTGTACAATCGATCCGAATGTCGGCATTGTGGAAGTACCTGATCCTCGACTTGATAAACTGACACAAATGGTCGTGCCGGATAAAACGGTGCCTACGGCTTTTGAATTCACGGATATTGCGGGAATTGTTGAAGGTGCAAGTAAAGGGGAAGGACTGGGAAATCAGTTTTTGTCACATATACGTCAGGTCGATGCGATTTCGCATGTTGTTCGCTGTTTTTCTGATGATAACATTACCCATGTATCCGGGAGTGTTGATCCAATCCGTGATATTCAGGTCATTAACCTGGAACTCATTCTTGCTGATATGGAATCTGTCGAGAAGCGTATCGGAAAAGTCGAAAAAATGGCTCGTCAAAAAGACAAGGATGCCGTATTTGAATATGATGTCCTGGTTAAACTCAGAGAAGCATTTGAAGACGAGAAGCCTGCGCGAAGCATTGACTTCACAAAAGAACAGGCCAAACTTGTTCATGGGATGCATCTGCTCACGATGAAACCGGTGCTGTATGTGGCGAATGTGGGGGAAGATGAAATTCTTGACATTGACGGCAATGAACACGTGCAGAAAGTCCGTGCCTTTGCTGAGGAAGAAAATTCTGAAGTCATCGTCATTTCAGCCAAGATCGAAGAAGAGATCGCTGAACTTGAAGGGGAAGAGAAACAGGAGTTCCTTGATGATCTCGGGATCGCTGAATCCGGACTCGATCAGTTGATTAAGGCGGCCTATAATCTTCTGGGTCTTGACACGTTCTTCACCGCAGGGAAACAGGAAGTGCGTGCGTGGACGATTCGCAGAGGCACAAAAGCACCGCAGGCTGCCGGTGTTATCCATACCGACTTTGAACGCGGATTTATCCGTGCAGAAGTGGTTTCCTACGAGGATCTGACAGATGCAGGATCAATGAATGCTGCGAAAGAAGCAGGTAACGTGCGACTTGAAGGTAAAGACTATGTCATGAAAGACGGCGATGTTGTGCATTTCCGTTTCAACGTGTAA
- a CDS encoding DUF951 domain-containing protein — MADKEFELHDVVEMKKAHPCGTNEWTIIRMGMDIRIKCNGCKHSVMIPRKDFSKKMKRVIAKAEK; from the coding sequence ATGGCTGACAAAGAATTTGAACTTCATGATGTTGTGGAAATGAAGAAAGCTCATCCATGTGGAACGAATGAATGGACGATTATCCGAATGGGGATGGATATCAGGATCAAGTGTAATGGCTGCAAGCACAGCGTCATGATCCCAAGGAAAGACTTCAGTAAAAAAATGAAGCGGGTGATCGCGAAGGCGGAAAAATGA